The nucleotide window taatattcataaaaaactcaacctatctcaactcaacatttaatttatattataaagatataaaCTAAAGAGATGTACATGCCCAAACAAAGATATATTGATATGTGTGTACGTGTGTGCTCGCACTtttctcttaattaatataGGATGGATGGGAGGAATTTTTTCCGTTTTCGCGaggttttttatcttttcacgGTCAGTAGTATTTGTATTATTTATCAGTCAATAGATTTGCATAAACGACTTTAGTACatgatcttttttattttaacatgaGTATATTTGGATCTTGAAGTTATCAAATTAAAAACCATATTTTAACATCAAaaccttgagagagagagaaaaaaaatgcttcGACAGCATAcaactaaggcctcgtttggatttagagattaattgtgatggttttaaatgaattgaataaaatattatttattgttattattattatttaaaaatttacaatctgACAGAATTAGTACCTATCCCGAAATGGAGATACAATATATAGAATAACAAAAGAATATAACCCAAGCCCAAACATTTGCCAACCCCTGTTTTTGGACCAGGCCTGTCGTGGGCAATGAAAGAGGCTTAACTTTGTTTGAAACCATGGTCTGGTGGTCCTATCTTGACAACAatcttcaaaaaagaaaaattatatatactatattaccatctcattttcatctcattaaatataatgtgatatatttatcattattaaataatcatttattatatatttatttattatctaatgatgataaatgtgtcatatactatttaaaatgattaaaataagatgaaagtatagtgtatagcattactcgaaacaaaatgacaaaaagtTTGGTAGAGGCTTCTTTTAAGGCAGAAACGGCAACCACAAAAagcctttcctttcttttacgCATCTTCTTCCATCCTCTCAAAACCCTAACCATTCCACGTCTCACAAAAGGAATTTTTCTTGTCTTGGTAATGCTTTTTCTTCACAAAAGGGTGGATGTATGTGTTTTCCAAGAAGAGGGCGGCCCATGCAAGCAACAAAATACAACTTGGAAGATTTTTCTTCTCTACtcttaaaaatttcaaacattttttttttttttttttttttttgtatctcaAAATATGTCTTTTTGTATGCAAAATGCCCATTATTAAATATGGAGTTTTCTTACGAAATGCACCGTATTTAAGTGTGGGATGCTAGATGGTTATTAAATATGGAGTTTTCTTACGAAATGCACCGTATTTAAGTGTGGGATGCTAGATGGTTGCTTGCTGCACTTTGCTTATTCTTAGAggtttaagaaaaaattgaaaaatcgatCGAACTGACCGGTTAAGCagttttcaaaatcaaaattgatttttcaattattttcatgttcagaaaatcaatttgaattGAACcgaaccaaaatatatatattattttttatattatatattatatgatatataaattatacatattataaaatttatataatatgaaattttaatcttatcatTTATGATTCGTTGATATAAACTTActcttaaacatgaatattaataataagttattaatatgttattatttattcttatatattaagttatatttttacatatataatatggtacAAGTATAAAAGTagacttttgatatatataaatatatatcaaagataaatatattctttattagtaaatttttacacatttttggtataattttctcatttgggtctaaaaaatcAACTAGCCCAATAAAAAAGTCTAAAACCGAATCACACTTGTAAAACATAACTGAATCAAACCGAAAccgaaagaattaaaaatttcaattttttagataatttgatCAGTATCGATTGTCAGAGTTCCTAAACCGACTTAAACCGgttcaatttcaaaatatgtCCAAACCCAGACTGAAGCAAATTGATTACACTCCTACTTACTCTAACTATGGTCAGCCTAGAATGTTGTTCAGTTAGCCCAAAAATATGAGCTTCTATTCACAAATATGAATTTCCAGCAAGCTTTTTCGAATAGGTTGAccttaacataaaaaaaaaaaaaaaaaaaaaaaaaaaaaaaaaaaaaaaaaaaaaaaaaaaaaaaaaaaagggttatcCATGTTTAGAATTTACATCAGCTCGTACAATGCCCTATTGTGGTTGTTCTTTTTTGTTATGGATCAAATGGTGTCAGAATCTCACAGATATCAACATCCACATCATGTACGAAAGGAACTTGTGGATGAAAGGAACTAAAACTAGCTGCATCTTCGTTTGAAATGTTTTTGCTCAAATgagaggtttggatttaaaacccacctcaactcatctcatcttattattataattttttttttaagttaacgtaatcaataaaaaaagaattcataCTCTCACTTTTTTATATAGTTGACATCCTAgtccaaaatgtatttttaacatATGCAGGTACTCATATATGTCTCTCATCACACAACCATTAcatacaaacatgatcatgcaaatTCTAAGTGTCTAGTAGTTTTTCCCAACTATCTTCAAAGTCTTTCACAGTCAAATAGTCATAAACGGAAGTAgaggtgttcatccgggttccaacccgggaacccgggtcTACCTGGACCCGGACCCGGATTTCAAATCCTGGCCGGAACCCTGATGAATCCGGGTTTTTCAAAACCCGGATTTTGGATTCCGGGTTgaacccggattttttttttcttttaacaaaagcttttttattatttattattctcaatAGAAAACCAATATAAATCTCTTTTAGTCTTACTTCTTAATACAACGTAAgcatataaacaattaattaactttttaactaaatgcatgtaaaaaaaaatcaatattcatcatttgTATCCTCAATTATAACACCATAATCTGTCCCAATTTCATCTACACCATCTGTATCCTTAACTATCACCAGAGAATCACCTTCAAGAACAGCATTCGATAACCCCAACTCCAAACAATTTGTATTCCATGCTTAAATGATCAGTAGTCCAAATTTTAATACTTTCAGAAAACCATGAAGTAAGACAGGTAACAATTTGGGAAACTAAAGCATCCACAGAAGCAACAAATGCAGTCTTCTCATGATCGGCATGCCCAATAGTTCCCACATGCACACAAGGTTCTGTTTGAAGAAGAGGATCTGATCGTAATTTTCCTGCAAAATGAAAGTATCAAATGTTTGGAAAATCAAGATCAGCGAGAGGGCCTGTGtctcaaaatttatattatctatatctatattCATGAAACAACTTTTATTTACacttactaatttactaatttactaaaatttGTAACATCTCTTGATAAATTTATAGCAACAGTTAAAGCTCACCTCAAAATTTACAGCAAGCAGCTTTCTTTTGTTCTCCCCATCAAGAGAAGGCCACTCTCTTCTTGGTCAAGAAGATGAACGTCCTGATAAATAACTTTCATGCGCAGAATAAATGTTTATTCTTCGATGCATAAGCCACAAAGTTCATAAATAACTTTCTAACTaaataaacccaaactcaaAGGAACAAATTTGGTACCCATTTTATTCCCGGAAATAATGAGATGTTGGGACCCTCATTGACTAATCACTTTAAGTTCTGGTGCGTTTTTGGACACACAATGAACAAAATAAGAAATCTAGCAGTGAATTTAACAGGATCCAATCAACGATATATACCTGTGGTAAAAGATACACcgatcaaatctattttttctgtCCTCCTAGTTTTGACAAATTTTTCTCTGGAAAACTTGCAGAGATGATCTTCATtagctataatatttttatattcttgagATAAGTATCAGGTTTCTAATCCACAATCCCATTAGATATGCAGACAAGCCCATATAATGGGACAAACTTCTTACTCACTGAAATAATCTCTAGATCTTACATTCATTGTTCATCGAATCAACAAATCTACCCATATTTACATTCATTATTTGATGGAAGAGAAAAGGGAACGGCAAAACAGAGATAAAATCCCATTCGACAAGTTCAAGCACAAAGAAGAGACCCAGTTCACCAAATCACCAGATCTACCCATATTTACATTCATTGTTCACAGATCGAGAGAGAGACTTACCGAAAGGTCTCCGGCGAGACAGACACGGTAGTAAGAGAGAGATCAATCTCAGCCACCACATTGAGAACCTCTATGGATCTCGATAATGTAGAAGAGCAGCCTCAGAAACTCgaagcggagagagagagagagagagagagagagagagagagagagagagagagagagagagagagagagagagagagagagagagagatgtagtTGCGGCTTTTGGGTTTGACAGAGAGCCATGGAATGAGATAGAGAAGATGGGGGCAGAAAGTCGAAACCCTAGCAGATAAGAGTATCGTGATACACGGGTGGGGGGACTGGCCGACTGGgattttaagagtttttttttaaatatatataaaaccggGTACCGGattttcaatccgaaacccagTTTCAAAACCCAGATCCGGACCGTATAGATCTGGGTTTTGTAATGTGGATTCCGGCCTGGATCAAATCTGGGCCAaaaaccggaaccggaaccggaacccgggtatccgggttccggaccgggccgggttttttcccggcccgtaTGAACAGTCTTAAACGGAAGTTTGTATCTTGCTCTTGATAGCTTCATACTATGAATGTGGTCCAAATTTTTCTGACAACTTCTTTAGAATGAGCCATAGACAAAATTGGTGCAATGATGTTGGAAATACTGTATTAATAGCAATTTGCATTGTCTTATCTTGATCTGTTATTATTGCTAAAGGAGCTTGACCTTCCATGCAATTCAATCAGGATTACAATAACCACACGAAGGTGTCCTCATTTTCACTTGATATTAAgccacaacaaaaaataattgattgatCATGGCGACTCACTTCGAGCAAATGACATCTTATACATGTTGGTGAAGTAAGTTGTGTCGAATGTTATCACATTATTCCTAAGATGTTTATAAGCAGCCTTACTTTGGGCATTTTCCCAAAAGACATTCTTGAAACGGCCCTCATCATCcaaatctataatataataaaaatgatcgTTCTTCTGCTGCATTCGGACAAAAGACTTTCATAGAGTTTCGACACCACCTTCACCAAGCCGTAGTTGTCTCgccttatcaaaataattttgacaatttcttttttttccaaatgtTAGATTCTCATAATCACCAGCTTGAACTACGAAAGACTTAAAACTTTTACACACCTTTATATGAGCACTATCTCCTACAtccagttttttttaattaattttttatttatttaaattttcggCTGGATCCATCTTCCTATTGTATCTAaaaaatctctctttttctgAACTCAATACATGCGTGTCAAGTACAACTGTAAAAACTATATACCTTCGATCGAAACAAAGAGTTGCATTGCTCTTTGCCTTATATTAGAATCTCGATTAGTCTTCGCCTAGGAAGATAAGTTGTTGATTTAGATGTACCTTGACATACACATACAAGTATGAAGTACCTCAATTTTCCATCATCTCCAGTCTAGAACTTTTTTTGGACACACCAAACTCTTGAATTTTAgcatatttgtataatatgctGTAACCTCATCTTCCAAGGCAAAggttaattgaaaaaaaaaaataaaagcaacaaaatattaaaaagaaaaattgatgaaAGGACACATGATAATTTTCTAATGTAAAGTTTTTAAGAATTATGGgcattttatttggttttgcaACCAACTCCAATCATCTTTCTCAAATGCTACAAAAACTGTCTtaagtttaaataatttaatcttaaTCGGCTTGGGCTTCTACACTTAtgtctagattttttttaaaaataaaagaaagtgacGTGCCAGTGATATGTGTCACCGCCACATTAACACGTAAGGAGATGCGCATTTTTCACGCTTACGGGTAGCTGGACTCTTGTTGAAATCTTTTGTGTTATCTTCTAAGAATTTCCATCGTTACATCTATAGCATTTGGCAGATAAtatcttgttttgttttggtacGGCTTTGGTTTATGTTCTAATCACATCTTCTTTTGGAACATGCATGGCAAAGGAAAATGAAGTTAGCTTTCAATGTTGAGAATTCCAAGGACAACAAATTAGATGTATTTTAAGCCATGAAAGTTTGAAATgcattacaaataaaatttacaaacccGTTTGTTGTCCCCTCTCCaacaaaaaaagataatttgcaTTTACGGTTAGGTTTGTAAGACTATCGGAAAAATAGATcggattggaccggaccgatagtcTTATTAGTTCATCTCGGAGTGTGGTTTTTTAGATTGGATCGGACAAAGACAGAccgaatgtgtatatatatatatataaatatttttatatgtataatatattattttatatagtatataattgtataagttaattatgtaattttcatctgaTGGATCactattgatcatatatacaatgaaattatttaatattaattaactatatataaaatattaaagagatcacttaattttaatttgactaatctaattagttttttgtattaatttttctttaaaaaaaaaagaacaaagaagaaaaaaatatttatggacCGAATGGATCGACTGGACCAATAGTTAACGGTCCGGTCTGACAAAAATAGACCAAAATTTTCGATCCGTGACCTCCCCAGACCAATTACACCCCTATTTTATGACAGTAGCTTTAAAAGGACAAGTTTTACTTCTGTTTGGTAAGTGAActattttcaagtattctcagatatttctttctcaaataccACTTAAAcgtaaaatactttttaatttttaatttttcaattttccatttagtcacattacaattttctcaaactctaaaacaaaatataaaaaaaatataactttttcaagtttcaaaataaaaataattttaaaaaattatattcaaccaactttttaattttataatatttttatccaattttttttttctctcaatctcactcattttcaaaagatTGCATGGCGTTTACGCACTCTACAACGGTATAAGTGTCcataacattactcaaaaattaaatattgtgaTATAAATGTCTCTCGTTATAAAAATTCTTTGGACTGGACAATTATAGAAAATCTTATCCAATAGTTCACTGAAACTTGTTAAGTCGACCCTTTTCGTCCTTGGAAGCTTCAATACGAGAGGGATACATGTAGTGTAGGTTTCACAGATGAAAGCAACTGAAATTCAAATCTAAACTGTAAAAGTTCCCTAAAAGAAACTATATTCATCGAAGAATCACACATGCTTCGTCTCCCCAAGTCTCTTTCCAAGTTCGTCACCGGGCAACGTTCGCTTCCGCTCCGTCAATTTCATGCGAGGTCCAGTCGTCGTAGCCATCCCAAGAGCGACGATGAGGATAAGATTCTCAGAAGACGGGAGAATCGAGAGGCTCGTTTACATCTGTACAAAAGCAGGGGCCAACACATCCTCACCAACCCAAGAGTCCTCGACTCCATTGTCCGAAAATCCCACATAAAGCCCACCGATACAGTCCTAGAGATCGGACCCGGTACCGGAAATCTCACCCTGAGGCTTCTAGAAGCTGCCAAATATGTCGTCGCTGTTGAAATTGATAAACGAATGGTGGAGGTTCTCCACAAACGCGTAGCCGAGCGGGGTCTTCAAGATCGTCTCAGTGTAGGTTAACTCGTTTTCTAATTGCTCGACGAAATGCCTAGCTGAAAGTTTTGAGCGCTTGCAGTCAACTACTTAAAGTAAGCTTTTCTTGCAAATGGGTTTTGCAGGTTATATGTAATGACGCATTGAAGACCGAGTTTCCTCAATTTGATCTTGTGGTAGCCAACATTCCGTATGGAATATCTTCTCCTCTCGTGGCTAAATTAGTTTACGGGGCGAACCCATTTAGGAGCGCCACTCTTCTCCTCCAGAAAGAGTTTGCACGGAGACTGTTGGCAAATCCTGGTGACTCAGAGTTCAACCGCTTGGCGGTAAATGTGAAGCTGGTTGCTGATGTGGAGTTCTCCATGGACGTGAGCAAAAGGGACTTTGTTCCATGTCCAAAGGTTGACTCATCCGTGGTTATTATACGTCCCAAAGCTGAAATTCCTGATGTAAATCTGGATGAGTGGTGGGCTTTCACGCGAACCTGTTTCGGCAAGAAAAACAAGACACTAGGTGCTACATTTAAGCAGAAGAGGAAGTTGTTGGATTTGTTGAAACTGTTCACAAAGACTTGCTCAAGCAGTGAAAGTACTGCCAGCGACCACAATTATGATCACAGCAACAATTCTGCTCGTGCTACTGATGATGAAGGGGACACTGATGAAACAGAATATTCATCTTTTTGCTTGGATACGCGGATGAGTATGTTCAGGGAGAAGGTCCTTGGAGTTCTAAATTCAGGTAGTTTTGAAGATAAGAGGCCTTCAAAGCTGTCTAATGAGGAGTTACTGCATTTGCTCGCATTATTTAATCAAGCTGGAGTGTACTTTCATGATCACTCAAAGCCTAGGGATGCAGATAGTGTAGAACTTGCAGCGGTTCTCAGCTTATAGCAATATATTACCTTATCATTCTATTATTTAGTCATCATTGTtgatctttctttcttccttgtaTTGGTAACTGTTCACTGATGGATGTTGCAGACAGAAGCAAGAGTCCTACTTGTCCGTCATTTTGATTCTTTGAATGAGATACAGAGAAGAAATTCTACACCATCAACATTGTCATCTATGTTTGTTAGAATTTAGATGCACCTGGGTCCTCTTCTATTTTTGTCTGGAAGCACAGAGCCCATCACCAAACATGAAAAATGGCCTAATCATCGAAACAAACCTGTAAATTCTTTCTTTACCACCCTGCAGTTAACGAATTTAATGAAGTAATTACATGGAGGTAATATAATAAGCATCATTGGAGCCCATGTACCTGATTGTATCATCCATTGGTTTACCCATGGCAGCGAGTCATACATTACTCTCGAACTCATAAGCATAGTCTCCATCAATTCTTGAACCTTACCAGATTCATTGGAGATAATCGGCCTTCAACCAAAGTTACAGCTTTcttctatttgtttttaaaaggaTCCATGATCTATCAAGGTTATTCTGCATGTTAtaagttttgtgtactttatttaaaaaaattaataaatctaaCGAATTTCATAAACTACAGCGTGCcacatctgttttttttttttttctttttcgtatCTCTCCCCTCCTCCTTCCTCGCTGCCTTTCCCAAACTCTCGAGCAACTCTTCACTGACGTTGCCGCCATAGCCCCTCACCAACGTCGCCGCGCACCTTCCTCGCCCCTTGCCGATGTCGCTGGTGCACCCCTCACCTTCCTCGCCCCTCATCGCAGCCCAGTCATCTTCATCGCCTCGTCATCAACGTCGTCGTCATCGCTCCTCATCGCCAGGTAcgagatctctctctctcttctctcaatcGGGACTGAGGAGGTGGGGAACGGGGCGGGGGAgtaggaggaaaaaaaaacttaactaGCGAGCACTCTAGTACGTCAGTTTATGGATCCTTTGTGGGATTCCTTTGGCGTAGCATAACTCCAGGATAAAAACATATTCTCCGTCCTCACAAACATGAATACTCATCAATGCCGTCCACTTGATAGTTATCTTATCAGTGTCGTACACGTGGGATACCAATCAAAGTGGCCTCACGTAGAACACCCTCATTTTACCATGTTACTGTATCGTTGCTTTTATAAagtcataatataattttttatattttatattttaaaatttaaaaaaattaaattatttattttattttatataaaaatttaaaaaatttataataattaaatgagatgagatgaaatttaattttaattctaacTATTTTGACGTTAGGTCTTGCTAAACTGTTTTTTCCTCTGCCCATGTGATGTAGGAAAGATtaaggttacgtttggatgttaaagtgagttgagttgagttgagttgagatgataaaatattgttagaatattattttttaatattattattattttagaatttgaaaaagttgaattgtttattatattttatgttgagatttgaaaaagttgtaatgatgagttgagatgagttaagagatgtttgtcatccaaacgaagcctaagctTGTACatttgtcaaaattaaat belongs to Juglans regia cultivar Chandler chromosome 8, Walnut 2.0, whole genome shotgun sequence and includes:
- the LOC108985552 gene encoding ribosomal RNA small subunit methyltransferase, mitochondrial, with protein sequence MLRLPKSLSKFVTGQRSLPLRQFHARSSRRSHPKSDDEDKILRRRENREARLHLYKSRGQHILTNPRVLDSIVRKSHIKPTDTVLEIGPGTGNLTLRLLEAAKYVVAVEIDKRMVEVLHKRVAERGLQDRLSVICNDALKTEFPQFDLVVANIPYGISSPLVAKLVYGANPFRSATLLLQKEFARRLLANPGDSEFNRLAVNVKLVADVEFSMDVSKRDFVPCPKVDSSVVIIRPKAEIPDVNLDEWWAFTRTCFGKKNKTLGATFKQKRKLLDLLKLFTKTCSSSESTASDHNYDHSNNSARATDDEGDTDETEYSSFCLDTRMSMFREKVLGVLNSGSFEDKRPSKLSNEELLHLLALFNQAGVYFHDHSKPRDADSVELAAVLSL